From the genome of Candidatus Binatia bacterium:
TCGCGGCCCGCGTCGGACTCAAGGAAGTAGCGCACCGAAGTCTTGAGGCCGGAGAAGGAGAGATCGAGCGAATCGCCGGCCGGACGGTGGCGCGGAAAAGCGTAGGCCTGCGGGTCGCCGCGCTGCGCGAGCGCGTCGAGCGCGGCCCCGCCCGGATAGGGGATGCCGAGTAGCCGCGCGGTCTTGTCGTAGGCTTCGCCGGCGGCGTCATCGTGCGTTCGGCCGAGCACGCGCATGCGCGTCGCCGATTCGACCGCGACGAGCTGCGAGTGTCCGCCCGAGACGAGCAGCGAGAGAAACGGATACGGCGGCTCTTCGGGCCGGTCGAGAAACGGCGCGAAGACATGGCCGTGCAGATGATTGACCGCATAGAGTGGCCGATCGAGCGCGAACGCGTAGGCTTTCGCCGCCGCAACCCCGACGACGAGGCTACCTATCAGCCCGGGTCCGCAGGTCACCGCGATGCCGTCGACGTCGCGCATGCCGACGCCGGCGCGGTCGAGCGCGTCTTCCACGGCGGCGGAGAGCAGCGCGACGTGTCGGCGGCTCGCGATTTCGGGCACGATGCCGCCGTACTTTGCGTGAAACGCATCTTGGTTCGTCGCAACGCTCGAGTGCACGTCCCGACCGTCGCGCACGACCGCCGCGGCGGTATCGTCGCACGACGTTTCGATCCCGAGCAATAGCACGCACCGGGAATTGGCGGTCGGAAGGAGCGCGCCTGCAGCGGCAGCAAACGAAGCGCCGTGAACGCTCGAATCTATGGATCCGGCGAACGTATCTCGGTTTACGAGATCGACGACACCGAACTCGCCGTCGGCAGTACGCTCGGCGGGCCGAAGGGCGCCATCGTCATCAAGGCATCCGGTGCGATCGAGCGGTTCTATTCCAGCGATCTGGGCTACATGCTCATGGACGGCATCTCGATTCAGTTCTGGGACAGCCCGACCGGCGCCGCGCGCGCGAAGATCGACGGCACGTTCCGCATCCATCCCGACATGCAAGAGTACGAGTATCGGATCGACGACGGCGTTGTCGTCGTCGAGAAGGTCTTCGTGCTCAACCGCTTCCCAATCGGCCCGAGGGTCGACCCGCTCACCGCCTATTTGAGCGTCGAGATCCGTAACGAATCCGATCAGACGCGCGCGTACGAGAGCCTCACCGGCGCCCAACTGCGCGGCAACACCGAGCGCGACGTCCGCGCGAGTTACGACAAACCATCGCACGCCTTCGTGGCCGCCAACGCCGGCGCCCCGAACCAGGGGCGCGCCTTCGGATCGTCGCGCGCGCCGGCAAGTTACGAGGTGACCGCCGATCACGGCAAGATGAACCGGCGCCATTTCGGCGGTCCCCTCTCGAATGCGGTCGTGCGCGGCATCGCCGACCCGATTGCCTTCTTCCACCATCGGCACCGCCTGGCGCCGCGCGCGCGGCACCGCTTCGCGTTCACGCTCGTCGCATCGCCCGACGGCGCGAGCGGCGCGCGGCGCGCCTACGCGGCCGCCCCGGCTGCGCGCCAGGCGATGGTGCAGACGCGCCACCATTTCCAGAAGATCTTGCGCCGCTCGATGGTGATAACCCCCGACGCCGACGTGAACCGCGGCGTCCTCTGGGCGAAGGCAAACATGCTGCGCACGCAACTCTGCGCGCCGACGGGCTGGTCGTTCGTCAACGACCCGACGCGCACGAACAACAGCGTCGGCCGCGACACGGCGTCGTTCGTCTTCGGCTCCGACTACGTCACGCCGGACTTCTCGCGAGAGTCGCTGCGCTGGTACATGCAAAA
Proteins encoded in this window:
- the tsaD gene encoding tRNA (adenosine(37)-N6)-threonylcarbamoyltransferase complex transferase subunit TsaD; the protein is MLLLGIETSCDDTAAAVVRDGRDVHSSVATNQDAFHAKYGGIVPEIASRRHVALLSAAVEDALDRAGVGMRDVDGIAVTCGPGLIGSLVVGVAAAKAYAFALDRPLYAVNHLHGHVFAPFLDRPEEPPYPFLSLLVSGGHSQLVAVESATRMRVLGRTHDDAAGEAYDKTARLLGIPYPGGAALDALAQRGDPQAYAFPRHRPAGDSLDLSFSGLKTSVRYFLESDAGR